The following coding sequences lie in one Oceanicola sp. 502str15 genomic window:
- the tssF gene encoding type VI secretion system baseplate subunit TssF, with amino-acid sequence MNREFLNAYNRELAILYERSKEFAEEYPGIAERLGGLTEDKLDPGLGGLFEGTAFMAARIQVAVQGEFETFTTALLEQLMPDYLAPTPSAMIVQAKPDYTEKDLVKGESFNAGAYLDATYVEREQRVSARFRLAAPLTLWPLDLDTATYMPSPGPMQALGLDVMRQTAAGLRLRLVRRTDNSERDPELPPKKGDKPALVNEILANELPIYLNGPRADMVTLYEQLFADTCRVTLRYLDRSGDPVFLPCPPGILEQVGFREDERLFPEEDKIFEGFSHLREYWILPQKFLGFRLCGLKRLLARIPAPMFDVIIEFSKSQPKLAALIEPSNFRLFAAPAVNLFEERCSRVRPDPKFNEYLVVPDSSPSVNYEVQRIKEVYAHYPGMRKKVRVNRLYSQPDGEVRPGDALYYNHTRKPRRLTEKERRFGFGGDYVGTETYLSIYEPAGLDDEERVQRLQVIALCSNRHLVQQLPIGQSQVDFRLTDDVNVPLACISGPTPPRVSIADLDHNDPRIGHHGEVMWRLVNLLSFNQLGLKDRHSDDPAGGLRELLGLFSDIGDSVTERQIRGITGIASRPITRSLRRDDGYHAARGTEVTLKFDERAFEGTGIMLLGAVLDRFFADYAHMNSFTETVLVSDSRGEVMRFTPRSGTGPLL; translated from the coding sequence ATGAACCGCGAATTCCTCAACGCCTACAACCGTGAGCTGGCCATCCTCTACGAGCGGTCCAAGGAGTTTGCCGAGGAGTATCCCGGCATCGCCGAGCGGCTCGGCGGGCTGACCGAAGACAAGCTCGATCCCGGGCTCGGCGGGCTGTTCGAGGGCACCGCCTTCATGGCCGCCCGCATCCAGGTGGCCGTGCAGGGCGAGTTCGAAACCTTCACCACCGCCCTGCTCGAACAGCTCATGCCCGACTACCTCGCGCCCACGCCCTCGGCGATGATCGTGCAGGCCAAGCCGGACTATACCGAGAAGGATCTGGTCAAGGGCGAGAGCTTCAACGCCGGCGCCTATCTCGATGCCACCTATGTCGAGCGCGAGCAGCGCGTGTCGGCCCGCTTCCGCCTCGCGGCCCCGCTCACCCTCTGGCCCCTTGATCTCGATACCGCCACCTACATGCCCTCGCCGGGGCCAATGCAGGCGCTCGGGCTCGATGTCATGCGCCAGACCGCGGCCGGCCTGCGCCTGCGCCTCGTGCGCCGCACCGACAACTCCGAGCGCGACCCCGAGCTGCCCCCCAAGAAGGGCGACAAGCCCGCGCTGGTCAACGAGATCCTCGCCAACGAGCTGCCGATCTACCTCAACGGCCCCCGCGCCGACATGGTCACGCTCTACGAACAGCTCTTCGCCGACACCTGCCGCGTCACCCTGCGCTACCTCGACCGCTCCGGCGACCCGGTCTTCCTGCCCTGCCCGCCCGGCATTCTGGAGCAGGTCGGCTTCCGCGAGGACGAGCGGCTGTTTCCCGAGGAAGACAAGATCTTCGAGGGCTTCTCGCACCTGCGCGAATACTGGATCCTGCCGCAGAAGTTCCTCGGCTTCCGCCTCTGCGGCCTCAAGCGCCTCCTGGCCCGCATCCCGGCGCCGATGTTCGATGTCATCATCGAGTTCTCAAAGAGCCAGCCCAAGCTGGCGGCGCTGATCGAGCCCTCCAACTTCCGCCTCTTCGCCGCCCCCGCCGTCAACCTCTTCGAGGAACGCTGCTCCCGGGTGCGCCCCGACCCCAAGTTCAACGAATATCTCGTCGTCCCCGACTCCAGTCCCTCGGTCAATTACGAGGTCCAGCGGATCAAGGAGGTCTACGCCCACTATCCCGGCATGCGCAAAAAGGTCCGCGTCAACCGGCTCTACTCCCAGCCCGACGGCGAGGTGCGCCCGGGCGACGCGCTCTACTACAACCACACCCGCAAGCCCCGCCGCCTGACCGAGAAAGAGCGGCGCTTCGGCTTTGGCGGCGATTACGTCGGCACCGAAACATACCTCAGCATCTACGAGCCTGCCGGGCTGGATGACGAGGAGCGGGTGCAGCGCCTTCAGGTCATCGCGCTCTGCTCCAACCGCCACCTCGTGCAGCAACTGCCGATCGGCCAGAGCCAGGTCGATTTCCGCCTGACCGACGATGTGAACGTGCCGCTGGCCTGCATCTCCGGCCCCACCCCGCCGCGCGTGTCGATCGCCGACCTCGATCACAACGATCCCCGCATCGGCCACCACGGCGAGGTCATGTGGCGGCTGGTCAACCTGCTCAGCTTCAACCAGCTCGGCCTGAAGGACCGCCACTCCGACGACCCCGCCGGCGGTCTGCGCGAGCTGCTGGGCCTGTTCTCCGACATCGGCGATTCGGTCACCGAGCGCCAGATCCGCGGCATCACCGGCATCGCCTCCCGCCCCATCACCCGCTCCCTGCGCCGGGATGACGGCTACCACGCCGCCCGCGGCACCGAGGTCACGCTCAAGTTCGACGAACGCGCCTTCGAGGGCACCGGCATCATGCTGCTGGGCGCCGTGCTCGACCGCTTCTTTGCCGATTACGCCCATATGAACAGCTTCACCGAAACCGTGCTCGTCTCCGACAGTCGCGGCGAGGTCATGCGCTTCACGCCCCGCTCGGGCACCGGGCCGCTGCTGTGA
- the tssG gene encoding type VI secretion system baseplate subunit TssG — translation MSARASSGADEAKPLPLEEARTRRQMLETEPYRFNLHALLRELERMYPDKPRIGRSQVLAQEIVSVGQDPFLDFPASNVKAFEVREDEVPRLRTKFLGFFGPQGPLPILTTVEALRWQDAGDDAFVRFADIFATRFLQLFHRVWADARPIAQFDRPEDDRFAAYVGSTIGLGTAPYRDRDRVPDIAKLPYAGVMGSRVKSAKRLQQVLEGVLGVDVKIREREGIWLEFEAGDLSRIGQTGADLGRNTYAGSRVYSINDKAVIEIRAEQLDDYESFLPGGDMFERLADMVRFYLGEQIDFDVELALPRKLCPKAQLGTKGRLGYTTWTPLKSDTPGSGEDDYVSDARFSLHQAVIGNIQTE, via the coding sequence GTGAGCGCGCGGGCCAGCTCCGGGGCCGACGAGGCCAAGCCGCTTCCGCTCGAAGAGGCCCGCACCCGGCGTCAGATGCTCGAAACCGAGCCCTACCGCTTCAACCTGCACGCCCTGCTGCGCGAGCTGGAGCGGATGTATCCCGACAAGCCCCGCATCGGGCGCAGCCAGGTGCTGGCGCAGGAAATCGTCAGCGTCGGCCAGGACCCGTTCCTCGATTTCCCCGCCTCCAACGTGAAGGCCTTCGAGGTCCGCGAAGACGAGGTGCCGCGCCTGCGCACCAAGTTTCTCGGCTTCTTCGGCCCCCAGGGCCCGCTGCCGATCCTCACCACCGTCGAGGCGCTGCGCTGGCAGGACGCGGGCGACGACGCCTTCGTCCGCTTCGCCGACATCTTCGCCACCCGCTTCCTCCAGCTCTTCCACCGGGTGTGGGCCGATGCCCGCCCCATCGCCCAGTTCGACCGCCCCGAGGATGACCGCTTCGCTGCCTACGTCGGCTCCACCATCGGCCTCGGCACCGCCCCCTACCGCGACCGCGACCGCGTGCCCGACATCGCCAAGCTGCCCTATGCCGGGGTCATGGGCAGCCGGGTCAAATCCGCCAAGCGCCTCCAGCAGGTGCTGGAGGGGGTGCTCGGCGTCGATGTGAAGATCCGCGAGCGCGAGGGCATCTGGCTCGAATTCGAGGCGGGCGACCTCTCCCGCATCGGCCAGACCGGCGCCGACCTCGGGCGCAACACCTACGCCGGCAGCCGGGTCTATTCGATCAACGACAAGGCCGTCATCGAGATCCGCGCCGAGCAGCTCGACGATTACGAGAGCTTCCTGCCCGGCGGAGACATGTTTGAACGGCTCGCAGATATGGTAAGGTTCTATCTGGGCGAGCAGATTGATTTCGATGTCGAGCTCGCCCTGCCCCGCAAGCTGTGCCCCAAGGCCCAGCTCGGCACCAAGGGGCGGCTGGGCTACACCACCTGGACGCCGCTGAAGTCCGACACGCCGGGGTCAGGTGAGGACGATTATGTTTCAGACGCCCGTTTCAGCCTTCATCAGGCTGTGATCGGCAACATTCAAACCGAGTAA
- the tssH gene encoding type VI secretion system ATPase TssH, translating into MSDVSLETVAGKLNRSGYDAFMKAHRHARSEGNRNVEVSHWFFHMVANQKSDISVALDNYGIDRSKVLGELQKKIDDYRKNVTEMPGFAEGVIDLLDRGWHYATLLFAEPQIRTGHLLVATLKSKELLRALKECSPTLGGLNVETMVNDARGVWALSEEEDQRPMDGSGLSSGGGGEGGDTASKGTGALDRYCVDLTAQASSGKMDPIVGRDDEIRNIIDVLMRRRQNNPILTGEAGVGKTAVVEGFAQRLASGDVPPQLQGNRLMSLDMGLMQAGASMKGEFEQRLRQLIDEVQGSATPIILFIDETHTLIGAGGAAGTGDAANLMKPALARGTLRTIGATTWMEYQKYFEKDPALTRRFQPITVDEPDIERACYMLRGIMTPMENHHKVRISDEAIVAAVQLSSRYIPARQLPDKAVSLLDTASARVAISQSTTPAKVADLKATISKFEAELLGKERQSELGETADERIAEVQEEIEKAKADLAAAEKMYEDEKAIVQEVLELRAQLTGVGDGKLAVDKPGEVPPTPEEAHQAQDAADEAAEAGGEAAEAPAPVEVPEEHAAPATGDDAAKLREALAAKVAELDARDADDRMIYSHVDYQAVASVVGDWTGIPVGRMVADELQAILTLADRLKERVCGQDHGLEMIAKRIETSTAKLDNPGKPIGVFMLAGPSGVGKTETALALAEAIYGGEQNVITIAMSEYQEAHTVALLKGAPPGYVGYGEGGRLTEAVRRKPYSVVLLDEVEKAHPDVHELFFQVFDKGHMEDGSGRSIDFKNCLILLTSNAGTDVIMDMCAQGEARPDAEALAEALKPSLLEVFPPALLGRIVTIPYYPLSKDVLAMITKLKIGSIVKRVKGNHNATMTYSDAVIEHIVSQCNDPDSGGRMIDNIITQTILPDLSRAILEKAVGGDELKEIKVDVKDEAFDYQLA; encoded by the coding sequence ATGTCAGACGTGAGCCTCGAAACAGTCGCCGGAAAGCTCAATCGCTCCGGCTACGACGCTTTCATGAAAGCCCACCGCCACGCCCGCAGCGAGGGCAACCGCAATGTCGAGGTGAGCCATTGGTTCTTCCACATGGTCGCCAACCAGAAGAGCGACATTTCGGTCGCGCTCGACAACTACGGCATCGACCGCTCCAAGGTGCTGGGCGAGCTGCAGAAAAAGATCGACGACTACCGCAAGAACGTCACCGAGATGCCCGGCTTCGCCGAGGGCGTCATCGACCTGCTCGATCGCGGCTGGCACTACGCCACCCTGCTCTTCGCAGAACCCCAGATCCGCACCGGCCACCTGCTGGTCGCCACCCTCAAGAGCAAGGAGCTGCTCCGCGCCCTCAAGGAGTGCTCCCCCACCCTCGGCGGGCTGAACGTCGAAACCATGGTCAACGACGCCCGCGGCGTCTGGGCGCTCTCCGAAGAGGAAGACCAGCGCCCGATGGACGGCTCCGGCCTCTCCTCCGGCGGCGGCGGCGAGGGCGGCGACACCGCCTCCAAGGGCACCGGCGCGCTCGATCGCTACTGCGTCGACCTCACCGCGCAGGCCTCCTCGGGCAAGATGGACCCGATCGTCGGGCGCGATGACGAGATCCGCAACATCATCGACGTGCTGATGCGCCGTCGCCAGAACAACCCGATCCTCACCGGCGAGGCCGGGGTGGGCAAAACCGCCGTGGTCGAGGGCTTTGCCCAGCGCCTTGCGAGCGGCGACGTGCCGCCCCAGCTTCAGGGCAACCGCCTGATGTCCCTCGACATGGGCCTGATGCAGGCCGGCGCCTCGATGAAGGGCGAGTTCGAGCAGCGCCTGCGCCAGCTCATCGACGAGGTGCAAGGCTCGGCCACCCCGATCATCCTCTTCATCGACGAAACCCACACCCTCATCGGTGCAGGCGGGGCCGCAGGCACCGGCGATGCCGCCAACCTGATGAAGCCCGCGCTCGCGCGCGGCACGCTCCGCACCATCGGCGCGACCACCTGGATGGAATACCAGAAGTATTTCGAGAAAGACCCGGCCCTCACCCGCCGCTTCCAGCCGATCACCGTCGATGAGCCCGATATCGAGCGCGCCTGCTACATGCTGCGCGGCATCATGACCCCGATGGAGAACCACCACAAAGTGCGCATCTCCGACGAGGCCATCGTCGCCGCCGTCCAGCTCTCCTCGCGCTACATCCCGGCCCGGCAACTGCCCGACAAGGCCGTGAGCCTGCTCGACACCGCCTCCGCCCGCGTGGCGATCTCGCAAAGCACCACCCCCGCCAAGGTGGCCGACCTGAAGGCGACGATCTCCAAGTTCGAGGCCGAGCTTCTGGGCAAGGAGCGCCAGTCCGAACTGGGCGAAACCGCCGACGAGCGCATCGCCGAGGTGCAGGAGGAGATCGAGAAGGCCAAGGCCGATCTCGCCGCCGCCGAAAAGATGTACGAGGACGAGAAGGCCATCGTGCAGGAGGTGCTCGAACTGCGCGCCCAGCTCACCGGCGTGGGCGATGGCAAGCTCGCCGTCGACAAGCCCGGCGAGGTGCCCCCCACCCCCGAAGAGGCGCATCAGGCGCAGGACGCCGCCGATGAGGCCGCCGAAGCCGGAGGCGAGGCCGCCGAGGCGCCCGCCCCCGTCGAAGTGCCCGAAGAGCACGCCGCCCCCGCCACCGGCGACGACGCCGCCAAGCTGCGCGAGGCGCTGGCCGCCAAGGTGGCCGAGCTCGACGCCCGCGATGCCGACGACCGGATGATCTACTCCCACGTCGACTATCAGGCCGTGGCTTCGGTGGTGGGCGACTGGACGGGCATCCCCGTGGGCCGCATGGTCGCCGACGAGCTGCAAGCCATCCTCACCCTCGCCGACCGCCTCAAGGAGCGCGTCTGCGGCCAGGATCACGGGCTGGAGATGATCGCCAAGCGGATCGAAACCTCCACCGCCAAGCTCGACAACCCGGGCAAACCCATCGGTGTCTTCATGCTCGCCGGCCCCTCCGGCGTGGGCAAGACCGAGACGGCGCTGGCGCTGGCCGAGGCGATCTATGGCGGCGAACAGAACGTCATCACCATCGCCATGTCCGAGTATCAGGAGGCCCACACCGTCGCCCTGCTCAAGGGCGCGCCTCCGGGCTACGTCGGCTACGGCGAAGGCGGGCGGCTCACCGAGGCCGTGCGCCGCAAGCCCTACTCCGTGGTGCTTCTCGATGAGGTCGAAAAGGCCCACCCCGACGTCCACGAACTCTTCTTCCAGGTCTTCGACAAGGGCCACATGGAAGACGGCTCGGGCCGCTCGATCGACTTCAAGAACTGTCTGATCCTGCTCACCTCCAACGCCGGCACCGATGTCATCATGGACATGTGCGCGCAAGGAGAGGCCCGCCCCGATGCCGAGGCGCTGGCCGAGGCCCTCAAGCCCTCGCTGCTCGAGGTCTTCCCCCCCGCGCTCCTGGGCCGGATCGTGACCATCCCCTACTATCCGCTCTCCAAGGATGTGCTGGCGATGATCACCAAGCTGAAGATCGGCTCGATCGTGAAGCGGGTGAAGGGCAACCACAACGCCACGATGACCTACTCCGATGCCGTCATCGAGCACATCGTGAGCCAGTGCAACGACCCGGACTCTGGTGGCCGGATGATCGACAACATCATCACCCAGACCATCCTGCCCGACCTCTCCCGCGCCATTCTCGAAAAGGCCGTGGGCGGCGACGAGCTGAAGGAGATCAAGGTCGACGTGAAAGACGAGGCCTTCGACTACCAGCTCGCCTGA
- a CDS encoding glycerate kinase, whose translation MAEESETEHAARAAMRAEAELIFRAGVAAADPGAAVARALEAEGWQGRFVIAVGKAAPAMMRAALERVGPVEAALVVTNPENAQEVAGAEVMVAAHPVPDAGGLAAGEAVLEMLGRAGAGERVLALISGGGSALLPAPVAGVSLEDKAAVNAALLASGADIHKMNLVRQQLSRLKGGGFLRAAAPASVRALILSDVVGDDLSTIASGPTAPPIGSREAAAQMCRSLGIWEGLPESVRGHLGARAEALPPLPEARNEVIGSNAVSVAAMARAAPGARVMAEPLEGDVEEAAQVVLAAGEAGPGITLFGGETTVRLGPDPGAGGRNQQLALKLAELADWPGQWVFLSGGTDGRDGPTDAAGGMVDHGTRARLAAAEKVPADYLARNDAYHGLKLTGDLLITGGTGTNVADLQVLIRRG comes from the coding sequence ATGGCAGAGGAAAGCGAAACGGAACATGCCGCGCGGGCGGCGATGCGGGCCGAGGCGGAGCTGATCTTTCGCGCCGGTGTGGCGGCGGCCGATCCGGGCGCGGCGGTGGCACGGGCGCTGGAGGCGGAGGGCTGGCAGGGCCGCTTCGTGATTGCGGTGGGCAAGGCGGCCCCGGCGATGATGCGCGCCGCGTTGGAGCGGGTGGGGCCGGTGGAAGCGGCGCTGGTCGTGACCAACCCGGAGAACGCGCAGGAGGTGGCGGGCGCGGAGGTGATGGTGGCCGCCCACCCGGTGCCCGATGCGGGCGGGCTCGCGGCAGGCGAGGCGGTGCTGGAGATGCTGGGCCGGGCGGGCGCGGGCGAGAGGGTGCTGGCGCTGATCTCGGGCGGCGGCTCGGCGCTGCTGCCCGCACCGGTGGCGGGCGTCAGCCTTGAGGACAAGGCGGCGGTGAATGCCGCGCTGCTGGCCTCGGGAGCGGATATTCACAAGATGAACCTGGTGCGCCAGCAGCTCTCGCGGCTGAAGGGCGGCGGCTTTCTGCGGGCGGCGGCCCCGGCCAGCGTGCGGGCGCTGATCCTGTCGGACGTGGTGGGCGACGACCTGTCGACCATCGCCTCCGGCCCGACCGCCCCGCCGATCGGCAGCCGCGAGGCGGCGGCGCAGATGTGCCGGAGCCTCGGGATTTGGGAGGGCTTGCCGGAGTCGGTGCGCGGGCATCTGGGCGCGCGCGCCGAGGCGCTGCCGCCTTTGCCCGAGGCCCGCAACGAGGTGATCGGCTCCAACGCGGTGAGCGTGGCGGCGATGGCGCGGGCCGCGCCGGGGGCGCGGGTGATGGCCGAGCCGCTGGAGGGCGATGTGGAGGAGGCCGCGCAGGTGGTGCTGGCGGCGGGCGAGGCTGGGCCGGGCATCACGCTGTTTGGCGGCGAGACCACGGTGCGGCTGGGGCCGGACCCCGGAGCGGGCGGGCGCAACCAGCAGCTGGCGCTGAAGCTCGCGGAGCTGGCCGACTGGCCGGGTCAGTGGGTGTTCTTGAGCGGCGGCACCGATGGCCGCGACGGGCCGACGGATGCGGCCGGGGGCATGGTGGACCATGGCACCCGCGCAAGGCTGGCGGCGGCGGAAAAGGTGCCGGCGGATTACCTCGCGCGCAACGATGCCTATCACGGGCTGAAGCTGACGGGCGATCTGCTCATCACCGGGGGGACCGGCACCAATGTGGCCGATCTTCAGGTGCTCATTCGCCGTGGGTGA